A stretch of the Flavobacterium sp. 5 genome encodes the following:
- a CDS encoding GNAT family N-acetyltransferase, which produces MEYLIRDCQPKDIPVVVDLCQKHADYEQASFNPIGKEDKLEKALFSEHPKLFCLLAEADGVILGYTTYTIDFSTWDATSFMHMDCLYLEEEARVFGIGEALLEKLKQIAIAKNCINIQWQTPEFNKIAIKFYHRIGGAGKDKVRFFIDL; this is translated from the coding sequence ATGGAATATTTAATTCGAGATTGCCAACCAAAGGATATTCCTGTAGTAGTCGATTTGTGCCAAAAACACGCTGATTATGAACAAGCTTCTTTTAACCCAATTGGGAAGGAAGACAAACTCGAAAAAGCTCTATTTAGTGAACATCCAAAATTATTTTGTTTATTAGCAGAAGCGGATGGAGTCATTCTAGGTTATACAACTTATACGATAGATTTTTCAACTTGGGATGCTACTTCATTTATGCACATGGATTGTTTGTATCTCGAAGAAGAAGCTCGTGTTTTTGGAATTGGCGAAGCTCTACTCGAAAAATTAAAACAAATTGCAATAGCCAAAAACTGCATCAACATACAATGGCAAACACCTGAATTCAACAAAATAGCTATAAAATTTTACCATCGAATAGGTGGAGCCGGAAAAGACAAAGTTCGATTTTTTATCGATTTATAA
- a CDS encoding SDR family oxidoreductase: MTQISILGCGWLGLPLAKALLRNGFSVKGSTTSEEKLSALASEGIDPFLVALNSERITGAIDEFLLGSDTLIINIPPQLRGKNSDTATVNEKVFVAKIKALIPHIERSTIQNVLFVSSTSVYGEVNGTVTEETTAQPDTESGKQLLEAEMLLQNNNNFRTTILRFGGLIGEDRNPIKFLAGKQNLENPETCINFIHQDDCIGIILKIITTDSWNEIYNGVSPFHPTRKTYYTQKATELNLPLPEFDHSKTSNKKLILSDKVEIVLGYSFSKTNL; the protein is encoded by the coding sequence ATGACACAAATAAGTATATTAGGCTGTGGCTGGTTAGGTTTGCCTTTGGCGAAAGCCTTACTAAGAAATGGGTTTTCTGTAAAAGGTTCAACTACTTCAGAAGAAAAACTTTCAGCATTAGCATCAGAAGGTATTGATCCTTTTTTGGTTGCGCTTAACAGCGAAAGAATAACAGGCGCTATCGATGAATTCCTTCTCGGAAGCGATACTTTGATAATCAATATTCCGCCACAATTGAGAGGGAAAAATAGTGACACTGCAACTGTGAATGAAAAAGTATTTGTAGCCAAAATAAAAGCCTTGATCCCGCACATAGAAAGATCGACAATACAAAACGTCCTCTTTGTGAGTTCAACTTCTGTTTATGGCGAAGTCAATGGAACTGTTACAGAAGAAACGACGGCACAACCCGATACAGAAAGTGGAAAACAACTACTGGAAGCTGAAATGCTTTTGCAAAATAACAACAACTTCAGGACTACGATTCTCCGTTTCGGCGGACTTATCGGCGAAGACCGAAATCCCATTAAATTTCTAGCAGGAAAACAAAACCTGGAAAATCCAGAGACCTGCATCAATTTTATTCATCAGGATGATTGTATTGGTATTATTCTTAAAATTATAACAACAGATTCCTGGAACGAAATTTACAATGGTGTTAGTCCTTTTCATCCCACAAGAAAAACGTATTATACACAAAAAGCAACCGAATTAAACTTACCTCTGCCTGAATTTGATCATTCTAAAACTTCGAATAAAAAACTCATTTTAAGCGACAAAGTAGAAATTGTTTTGGGCTATTCTTTTAGTAAAACCAATTTGTAA